A genomic region of Fodinisporobacter ferrooxydans contains the following coding sequences:
- the def gene encoding peptide deformylase has translation MAIRPIVLFPDQHLRTVCSTVSNINEEILQLLDDLAETMRASNGIGLAAPQVGISQRIFVVDVGNGLFEFINPEILDSEGTELGADGCLSIPGIGGETYRSARIRMRAQNRNGEWFELGAEDLFARCIQHEYDHLNGVLFIDKAIRLYEDQEEGEAGAEANQPNATEKQYTIQDIKLHHADFLNTRIRNSIVEDLDMQAQALQSLLEAHPAQLKFTFDNQWVMPRADLEQDLLHLKKISQMHVQKKLKKQRKK, from the coding sequence ATGGCCATACGTCCCATTGTTTTATTTCCGGATCAGCATCTTCGAACTGTTTGTTCAACTGTTTCAAATATAAATGAGGAGATCCTGCAGTTATTGGATGATCTGGCGGAGACTATGCGTGCTTCCAACGGAATCGGACTCGCTGCGCCACAAGTGGGCATTTCGCAAAGGATTTTTGTCGTCGATGTGGGGAATGGCTTGTTTGAATTTATCAACCCGGAAATTCTTGATTCGGAAGGAACCGAATTAGGAGCTGACGGATGTTTATCCATTCCCGGCATCGGCGGAGAAACCTATCGTTCCGCACGGATTCGCATGCGGGCACAAAACAGAAATGGAGAATGGTTCGAGTTGGGAGCGGAAGACTTGTTTGCTCGCTGTATTCAACATGAATATGACCATTTGAATGGCGTTTTATTTATTGATAAGGCGATTCGGCTGTATGAAGATCAAGAGGAGGGCGAAGCAGGAGCGGAAGCCAATCAGCCAAACGCGACAGAAAAACAATATACGATTCAAGACATTAAGTTGCATCATGCAGATTTTCTAAATACCCGAATTCGCAATTCAATTGTTGAAGATTTGGACATGCAGGCGCAGGCATTGCAATCGCTGCTTGAAGCACATCCAGCCCAATTAAAGTTTACATTTGATAATCAATGGGTCATGCCGAGAGCTGATCTTGAACAAGATCTCCTCCATCTGAAAAAAATCAGCCAAATGCATGTGCAAAAGAAATTAAAAAAACAGAGAAAAAAATAA
- a CDS encoding phosphatase PAP2 family protein, protein MFNFITDPFFHTSLLLVMIAFALVDIKRDQKPINWLFFLPFGFLAFSFLYQAYQQRAAYEWQIMHTFFQKYYHYWNWDKAFTKIPLNNGWPFRLFRPHWLNVYFAFVYETAFYLNLWVGVIRGFFAKDIKKMFRYMFAGLVLQMIIIYPFYYTVLLQEVWFVQGDPDLLHRQFSSHAALLSTVADCFPSMHTSTAFAVLLLALRERGKWFKWLMVADCASIIVSTLYNKIHWLLDVLAGMLLAYITVIAVDWILDRLLPNVWRKIVVRIPLLSSIK, encoded by the coding sequence ATGTTTAATTTTATTACAGATCCCTTTTTTCACACGTCCCTTTTGCTTGTTATGATCGCATTTGCGCTTGTCGATATTAAAAGGGATCAAAAGCCGATAAACTGGCTGTTCTTTTTGCCCTTTGGCTTTTTGGCGTTTTCCTTCCTTTATCAAGCCTACCAGCAGCGGGCAGCTTATGAATGGCAAATTATGCATACCTTTTTTCAAAAGTATTATCATTATTGGAATTGGGATAAAGCATTTACAAAGATACCCTTGAATAACGGTTGGCCATTCCGGTTGTTTCGGCCCCATTGGTTAAATGTATATTTTGCCTTTGTCTATGAAACGGCTTTTTACCTGAATCTGTGGGTGGGAGTCATCCGCGGATTTTTTGCAAAAGACATAAAAAAAATGTTTCGCTACATGTTTGCAGGTTTAGTATTGCAAATGATCATTATCTATCCCTTTTATTACACGGTTTTGCTGCAGGAAGTCTGGTTTGTACAAGGAGATCCTGATCTTTTGCATCGACAGTTTTCTTCACATGCAGCACTTCTCAGTACAGTTGCCGACTGTTTTCCGAGCATGCATACATCCACAGCGTTTGCCGTTCTCCTGTTAGCTTTACGAGAGCGCGGGAAATGGTTTAAATGGCTCATGGTGGCAGATTGTGCAAGTATTATCGTCTCCACACTGTATAATAAAATCCATTGGCTGCTGGATGTTCTCGCCGGTATGCTTCTTGCCTATATTACGGTCATAGCGGTTGATTGGATATTGGACAGACTGCTGCCTAACGTTTGGCGAAAAATCGTTGTCCGCATCCCGCTTCTTTCCTCCATAAAGTGA
- a CDS encoding citrate/2-methylcitrate synthase has protein sequence MVSDFKPGLEDVVIGYSSVCFLDGIEGRLLYRGYDIAYLAEKTSFEDVVYLLLNGVLPSAEESETFRAEMAAQRTLPKSIIDLIRLIPIDTHPMDALRTAISFLGTTEEPVLNTSPDRIQRVIRGISASATIVAALNRVRQGLEIVEPRQDLSHAGNFLYMMTGKEPSSEHTKLMDVALILHADHESNASTFAARVTASTLSDYYSAIVTGIGTLKGPLHGGANEAVMHSLLEIQTIDNVIPYVDEKLEKKEKIMGFGHRVYKTYDPRGLILKKLSAQIGDQLGERKWFDMSVKMEEYVRDRKGLYCNVDFYSASVYYLMGLPIEMFTPIFFVSRVAGYTAHILEQWENNRIFRPRLEYNGPIHSTEITSK, from the coding sequence ATTGTGTCTGATTTTAAACCAGGTTTAGAAGATGTAGTAATTGGCTACAGCAGTGTTTGTTTCTTGGACGGTATCGAGGGAAGACTTTTATATCGCGGCTATGATATCGCATATCTTGCGGAAAAAACTTCATTTGAAGATGTCGTGTATCTGTTGTTGAATGGCGTTTTGCCATCTGCCGAAGAAAGTGAAACATTTCGTGCAGAAATGGCTGCACAGCGCACGTTGCCCAAAAGCATCATTGATTTGATTCGATTGATCCCAATTGATACACATCCAATGGATGCATTGCGGACAGCAATCTCTTTCTTGGGAACAACGGAAGAACCTGTTCTCAATACGTCTCCGGATCGCATACAGCGCGTAATTCGCGGCATTTCCGCCTCTGCCACGATTGTCGCGGCACTCAACCGCGTTCGTCAAGGATTGGAAATTGTCGAGCCTCGCCAAGATCTGTCACATGCCGGTAATTTCCTATACATGATGACAGGCAAGGAACCTTCTTCCGAACATACAAAATTAATGGACGTTGCCTTGATTTTGCATGCGGATCATGAATCGAACGCATCCACGTTTGCCGCTCGTGTAACTGCTTCCACTCTCTCTGATTATTATTCAGCGATCGTCACTGGCATCGGAACATTGAAAGGTCCGTTGCACGGCGGAGCAAATGAAGCAGTCATGCACTCCTTGCTGGAAATTCAAACGATTGACAATGTCATTCCATATGTCGATGAAAAATTGGAAAAGAAAGAAAAGATCATGGGATTCGGTCATCGCGTATATAAGACATATGACCCGCGCGGACTGATTTTGAAAAAGCTTTCTGCGCAAATCGGCGATCAGTTGGGTGAGCGCAAATGGTTTGACATGTCAGTGAAAATGGAAGAATATGTTCGTGACCGGAAAGGATTGTACTGCAATGTCGATTTCTATTCCGCTTCCGTATACTATCTCATGGGATTGCCGATTGAAATGTTTACGCCGATTTTCTTCGTCAGTCGCGTTGCGGGCTACACTGCACATATTCTTGAGCAATGGGAAAATAACCGTATCTTCCGGCCGCGTCTTGAATACAATGGACCGATTCATTCAACAGAAATAACAAGCAAGTAA
- a CDS encoding globin translates to MTFYEGQTPYEAIGGAETIGKLVDAFYKRVIEHPDLKPIFPEDIMPVRDKQYLFLTQFFGGPHLYSDKYGNPMMRARHLPFPITPKRAEAWLSCMTKALDEAGIEGSMKEFMFARLKQTAYHMVNTPDE, encoded by the coding sequence ATGACTTTTTACGAAGGACAAACACCCTATGAAGCGATCGGCGGCGCAGAAACAATTGGCAAGCTTGTCGATGCATTTTACAAGCGCGTCATTGAGCATCCCGACTTAAAACCCATTTTCCCGGAAGATATTATGCCCGTGCGGGACAAGCAATACCTGTTCCTTACGCAATTTTTCGGCGGTCCGCATTTGTATTCCGACAAATACGGAAATCCGATGATGCGTGCCCGTCACTTGCCATTTCCGATTACCCCAAAACGGGCGGAAGCATGGTTGTCCTGCATGACAAAAGCATTGGATGAAGCAGGCATAGAAGGATCGATGAAAGAGTTTATGTTTGCCCGGTTAAAACAAACCGCATACCATATGGTCAATACGCCTGACGAATAA
- a CDS encoding acyl-CoA thioesterase — translation MDVTLEIIVRSTEIDVNGHVNNAKYLEYLEWGREEWYEQNHLPYDRFIAMGIQTVTVNITINYRQECRQNDRLTIHTTPASLGNTSYVLKQVITNQRDEIVADALVTSVTMDLHTRKSRLVPQELAQLFPRTENRGSGNP, via the coding sequence ATGGATGTAACGTTGGAAATCATTGTCCGCTCGACAGAAATCGATGTGAATGGACATGTAAATAATGCTAAATATCTGGAATATCTGGAATGGGGACGGGAAGAATGGTATGAGCAAAACCACTTGCCATATGACCGCTTTATTGCCATGGGAATACAAACTGTAACTGTAAATATTACTATTAATTACCGACAAGAATGCCGGCAAAATGACAGACTCACCATCCATACAACGCCAGCCTCTTTAGGCAATACCAGCTATGTTTTAAAACAAGTCATCACAAATCAACGGGATGAAATCGTGGCTGATGCACTTGTTACAAGTGTAACAATGGATCTTCACACGCGCAAAAGCCGGCTTGTTCCACAAGAGCTGGCGCAGCTTTTTCCACGTACAGAAAACCGGGGATCCGGCAATCCATAG
- a CDS encoding Fur family transcriptional regulator has product MELSRDYSIDPVLLLKEYGLRITPQRISILSHMNQYKMHLTAEQIYHAIKDEFPSLSVATVYNTLKAFIDAGFVKELRVGDHASKFDLNLIPHHHLVCEKCGHIEDFHFIDLPIDKIANMHNFHVRHYHLEINGLCANCQEGHPSYIHQNQIS; this is encoded by the coding sequence ATGGAACTTTCCCGTGATTATTCGATTGATCCTGTCTTGTTGTTAAAAGAATATGGTTTGCGGATTACACCGCAACGGATTTCGATTTTGTCTCATATGAATCAATACAAAATGCATCTGACTGCAGAGCAAATTTATCATGCGATCAAAGATGAATTTCCGTCTTTAAGTGTTGCAACGGTTTATAATACATTAAAAGCGTTTATCGATGCCGGTTTTGTGAAAGAATTACGGGTCGGCGATCATGCCAGCAAATTCGACTTGAATCTGATTCCACATCATCATCTGGTTTGTGAAAAATGTGGTCATATCGAAGACTTTCACTTTATCGACTTACCCATTGATAAAATTGCGAATATGCATAATTTTCATGTTCGCCATTATCATTTGGAAATTAATGGACTATGTGCGAATTGTCAAGAAGGGCATCCCTCTTACATTCATCAAAATCAGATTTCCTAA
- a CDS encoding tetraprenyl-beta-curcumene synthase family protein, translating into MAETLRDAAKLLYLIFRDVLPRAKCMFDQYHQLALQIPNPELRKQALASMGSKQFHADGGSVYVLLAKDAMDDMSRFIVAFQTISDYLDNLCDRSTSLDPEDFRQLHVAMTDAVNPAVNPAKRHYYRYREDQDDGGYLCRLVEDCQAVLRRFPHYSLVQTTVEQLVVLYSELQTHKHVNIEERENRLIQWWEQHRQLAPAFHWWEFAAATGSTLGVFVLCALASNPALTPKRAEEVVKCYFPWMGAVHILLDYLIDQEEDRKGGDLNFVSYYENWEQTVQRIEWIVDQTRRHVSDLPDASFHQLVVQGLMGLYLSDMKARNLPEARQLRLMYRKYGKVARFFHFGSQMYRFMRK; encoded by the coding sequence ATGGCTGAAACGTTACGGGATGCGGCGAAACTATTGTATTTAATTTTTCGTGATGTTCTTCCGCGGGCAAAATGTATGTTTGATCAATATCATCAATTGGCGCTGCAAATTCCCAATCCGGAATTGAGAAAGCAAGCCTTGGCAAGTATGGGAAGCAAGCAATTTCATGCAGATGGCGGTTCTGTTTATGTACTGCTGGCAAAAGACGCGATGGATGACATGTCACGGTTTATTGTTGCGTTTCAAACAATCAGCGATTACCTTGACAACTTGTGTGACCGGAGTACTTCGTTAGATCCGGAGGATTTTCGCCAATTGCATGTTGCCATGACAGATGCGGTAAATCCTGCCGTAAATCCTGCAAAAAGGCATTACTATCGATACCGCGAAGATCAAGATGATGGAGGATATTTGTGCAGATTGGTGGAAGATTGCCAGGCAGTACTGCGCAGATTCCCTCATTATTCGTTGGTACAGACAACTGTTGAGCAGCTTGTCGTATTGTACAGCGAATTGCAGACACATAAACATGTGAATATCGAGGAGCGAGAGAATCGATTGATACAGTGGTGGGAACAACATAGACAACTCGCTCCTGCTTTTCATTGGTGGGAATTTGCAGCTGCAACCGGTTCGACGCTTGGGGTTTTTGTACTTTGTGCATTGGCATCCAATCCTGCGCTGACACCCAAGCGGGCGGAAGAAGTTGTGAAGTGCTATTTTCCTTGGATGGGTGCCGTACATATTTTGTTGGATTATTTGATTGATCAGGAAGAGGACCGTAAAGGGGGGGATTTGAACTTTGTCTCCTATTACGAGAATTGGGAACAAACGGTTCAACGGATCGAATGGATTGTTGACCAAACTCGCAGGCATGTATCGGATTTGCCGGATGCATCCTTTCATCAATTGGTTGTACAAGGGTTAATGGGATTGTATTTATCAGATATGAAAGCTCGCAACTTGCCAGAAGCCCGGCAACTTCGCCTGATGTACCGCAAGTATGGAAAAGTTGCACGATTTTTCCACTTTGGGAGTCAAATGTATCGTTTCATGCGGAAGTAG
- a CDS encoding GNAT family N-acetyltransferase, producing the protein MSQRVIGLKASGKKSATKQLTGSNKKGLGFKQQAKKKTAVKKTIHPSLEMAFRPYQPDDTSWIVDLTQKELGAIYQSAYRVPLTPFQIQQLLQMGQQTRVVLYQNKPIGYYTFFSDDSGKRHITSLVIDHSKQRKGIGTEVMRKIEDQAKQDGIRVLEVFIQATNKPCIAFSEKLGFTYAEPPYMNTICMQKFIG; encoded by the coding sequence ATGAGTCAGAGGGTGATCGGATTGAAAGCAAGCGGAAAAAAAAGTGCAACAAAACAGTTGACTGGTTCAAATAAAAAGGGTCTTGGCTTTAAACAACAGGCCAAAAAGAAAACGGCTGTCAAGAAAACAATTCATCCTTCTTTAGAAATGGCGTTTCGCCCATATCAACCGGATGATACAAGCTGGATTGTCGATTTGACACAAAAGGAGTTAGGAGCCATTTACCAAAGTGCCTATCGTGTGCCGTTGACGCCATTTCAGATCCAACAACTGCTGCAAATGGGGCAGCAGACCCGCGTGGTGCTGTATCAAAACAAACCAATCGGGTATTATACGTTTTTCTCGGACGATAGCGGAAAACGCCATATTACTTCTCTGGTGATTGACCATTCCAAGCAACGAAAGGGCATAGGCACAGAGGTTATGAGGAAAATTGAAGATCAGGCGAAACAAGATGGCATTCGGGTTTTGGAAGTATTTATTCAGGCAACAAATAAACCGTGTATTGCATTTTCGGAAAAATTAGGGTTTACGTATGCAGAACCGCCGTATATGAATACAATTTGTATGCAAAAGTTCATCGGTTAG
- the bioB gene encoding biotin synthase BioB, with protein sequence METAVGQPQQSVRWGELANRVLDGQGIAFDEALSILRADDDELLDILQASFQIRKQYFGKKVKLNMIMNVKSGLCPEDCGYCSQSSVSDAPIEKYSLLDRKSILAGAEEAMKRKAGTYCIVASGRKPSNREIDEIVAAVKEIRETTPLKICCCLGFLNEEHAQRLVAAGVERYNHNLNTSAENYKNITTTHTYDDRVNTVEIAKNAGISPCSGAIFGMGETDEEAVKLAFSLKELDVDSIPCNFLNPIEGTPLAGKKELNPRKCLKLLAMMRFVNPTKEIRISGGREVNLRQLQAFGFYPANAIFVGDYLTTSGQGPIQDWQLIVDLGFEIESDSRI encoded by the coding sequence ATGGAAACAGCAGTGGGGCAACCGCAACAAAGTGTCCGTTGGGGAGAATTGGCAAACCGCGTCTTGGATGGACAAGGGATTGCATTTGACGAAGCGTTATCCATTCTGCGAGCAGATGATGATGAGCTGCTGGATATTCTTCAGGCATCGTTTCAGATTCGCAAACAGTATTTTGGGAAAAAAGTAAAATTAAATATGATCATGAATGTAAAATCCGGACTCTGTCCGGAAGATTGCGGATATTGTTCGCAATCAAGCGTTTCTGATGCTCCTATTGAAAAGTATTCCTTATTGGACAGAAAGTCCATTCTCGCGGGAGCAGAAGAAGCGATGAAGCGAAAAGCAGGCACGTATTGTATTGTCGCTTCCGGCCGCAAGCCAAGCAATCGGGAAATTGACGAAATTGTAGCGGCTGTAAAGGAAATTCGGGAAACAACGCCTTTAAAAATTTGTTGTTGCCTGGGATTTTTAAATGAGGAACATGCCCAACGATTGGTTGCGGCAGGTGTGGAAAGATACAACCATAATTTGAATACAAGTGCGGAAAACTATAAAAATATCACGACGACACATACATACGATGATCGGGTCAATACGGTAGAAATCGCAAAGAATGCAGGGATTTCTCCATGTTCGGGCGCCATTTTTGGAATGGGGGAAACGGATGAGGAAGCCGTGAAACTTGCTTTTTCCCTAAAGGAATTAGATGTAGACTCGATTCCATGCAATTTTCTAAATCCAATTGAGGGCACACCTTTAGCTGGCAAAAAGGAATTAAATCCGCGAAAATGTCTAAAACTGTTAGCTATGATGCGTTTTGTAAATCCGACCAAGGAAATTCGCATATCCGGAGGACGCGAAGTCAATTTGCGCCAACTGCAAGCATTTGGCTTTTATCCGGCAAATGCAATTTTCGTAGGTGATTATTTGACAACATCCGGTCAAGGGCCTATACAGGATTGGCAATTGATTGTGGATTTGGGCTTTGAAATCGAATCGGACAGCAGAATTTGA